GCAAGCCGGTGGAGCCAAAGGCCAAGCCTGCGCGGAGCGCCGGCTCCACCTACTGGCCCCAAGCAAAGACTTGGCCTCGCCTCGGCGGCGGCCCAAACTTCCGGCTTCTCCGCTTAACCCTCGAGGTGCTCCATGCTCGTCGTCCATGTCCATGTTCAGGTGAAACCCGAATCCGTCGCCGCCTTCATCGCCGCGACCACCGAGAACGCCGCCCAAAGCGTCCTTGAACCGGGCATCGCCCGCTTCGATGTCGTCCAGCAGGCGGACGACCCCACGCGCTTCGTGCTCGTCGAGGCTTACCGCTCCACCGAAGCCCCGGCCGCCCACAAGGCCACCGCCCACTACGCCACCTGGCGCGACGCCGTGGAGCCGATGATGGCAGCCCCGCGTCGCAGCGTGAAATACAGCAACGTATTTCCTGCGGATAACGGTTGGTAACGCCATGCGCTTCGAATTCGCCACCGCCGGCCGCATCGTCTTCGGCCCGGGCACACTCCGAGAAGTCGGCTCGCTTGCCCGCAGCCTC
The DNA window shown above is from Oleiharenicola lentus and carries:
- a CDS encoding putative quinol monooxygenase → MLVVHVHVQVKPESVAAFIAATTENAAQSVLEPGIARFDVVQQADDPTRFVLVEAYRSTEAPAAHKATAHYATWRDAVEPMMAAPRRSVKYSNVFPADNGW